One Aegilops tauschii subsp. strangulata cultivar AL8/78 chromosome 7, Aet v6.0, whole genome shotgun sequence genomic window carries:
- the LOC109746727 gene encoding uncharacterized protein At1g66480 encodes MGNSIGGRRKGAKVMQLDGTAFRVKPPAYAGAVLRDHPGFQLLESEQVKLLGVRARPLENEALLRPGRLYFLVALPRPTVPPRRAWSGALHVGARERLESLMLTRRSTSDLSFPTAPASPMSTASEGGPVQLRMRLPKAQLAKLMGESRDAAEAAAKIMQLCAANGAVTPERSPRFLPTADWGTGGLAQTPERSPRFVPTPDWGAGRFAQTPERSPRFAVTPEWGARFMMQTPERGAEMAKTPDRWSALPRTPEYASADVKASRKEKRTRFVALPDEIIA; translated from the exons ATGGGCAACAGCATCGGCGGCCGGCGCAAGGGCGCCAAGGTGATGCAGCTGGACGGCACCGCCTTCAGGGTGAAGCCGCCGGCGTACGCGGGCGCGGTGCTGCGCGACCACCCGGGCTTCCAGCTGCTCGAGTCGGAGCAGGTCAAGCTGCTCGGCGTGCGCGCGCGCCCGCTCGAGAACGAGGCGTTGCTCCGCCCGGGCCGGCTCTACTTCCTCGTCGCGCTGCCGCGCCCCACCGTGCCCCCGCGCCGCGCCTGGTCCGGCGCGCTCCACGTCGGCGCGCGGGAGAGGCTCGAGTCGCTCATGCTCACGCGCCGCTCCACCTCAGACCTCTCCTTCCCGACCGCGCCGGCCTCCCCGATGTCCACCGCCTCCGAGGGCGGGCCGGTCCAGCTCAGGATGCGCCTGCCCAAGGCGCAGCTCGCCAAGCTTATGGGCGAGAGCCGGGACGCCGCTGAGGCGGCCGCTAAGATCATGCAGCTCTGCGCCGCCAACGGCGCTGTGACGCCGGAGCGGAGCCCGCGGTTCCTGCCGACGGCGGACTGGGGCACTGGTGGGCTCGCGCAGACGCCAGAGCGGAGCCCGCGGTTCGTGCCGACGCCGGACTGGGGCGCCGGCAGGTTCGCGCAGACCCCAGAGCGGAGTCCCAGGTTCGCCGTGACGCCCGAGTGGGGTGCCAGGTTCATGATGCAGACGCCGGAGAGGGGTGCAGAGATGGCGAAGACGCCGGATAGGTGGTCTGCTCTACCCCGCACGCCGGAGTATGCATCAGCGGACGTCAAGGCCAGCCGCAAGGAG AAGCGAACGCGGTTCGTGGCCTTGCCGGATGAGATCATAGCATGA